In a single window of the Porites lutea chromosome 14, jaPorLute2.1, whole genome shotgun sequence genome:
- the LOC140924511 gene encoding uncharacterized protein, which produces MSSSNSPSIEKPWFQDTKTGCEKQAHYFLQIRKLQDELIHREQHNLINAMERLKQITYPRKRPIIRNIDTSDQLSPQSFPARNANLRKVLKHKALQSKEKPELSAVSGKPLIRKPVHKRQENYHRFFVMPPLLSDKDIAKIVHHANSTFPSEPSTYLLQPHLPSIPNVGRKTNFMKDNRLKLLTLAEPEFCDAEGGSVSGTSKYLHTGKSRQRKRSPTKSSLRLEGNMSKENLRKRSGNVLTFDVDPNDPSLFSHCVSDEKKGDEQYETTPLPPPNSRPSSTKSKSSQVQLVVSTKDGSTREDNSNMKSEVMNSGTGYNTANKFNEDDQVAEKTEKTDSTLKGGSSAHISVQGDQISVQKDQISNSLPANSRQDGSENLIENQEQVEVAQPVVTITSKPPDNAVQAT; this is translated from the coding sequence ATGTCTTCAAGCAACAGCCCTTCGATCGAGAAGCCGTGGTTTCAGGACACAAAAACTGGATGTGAGAAACAAGCGCATTATTTTTTACAGATCCGCAAACTTCAAGACGAACTTATTCATCGTGAGCAACACAATCTTATCAATGCCATGGAACGCCTGAAGCAAATCACATACCCGCGGAAGCGACCAATTATTCGAAACATTGACACCTCAGATCAACTATCACCTCAAAGCTTCCCTGCCAGAAATGCTAATTTGAGAAAAGTTTTGAAACACAAAGCTTTACAGAGTAAGGAAAAGCCCGAATTAAGTGCTGTGTCGGGAAAGCCTTTGATTAGAAAACCAGTGCACAAAAGACAGGAAAATTATCATCGTTTCTTTGTAATGCCGCCTCTTTTGAGTGATAAAGACATTGCCAAGATAGTGCATCATGCAAATTCTACTTTCCCTTCTGAGCCTTCCACATATCTTCTTCAGCCGCATCTGCCGTCCATTCCAAATGTTGGACGAAAGACAAATTTTATGAAGGACAACAGGCTAAAACTTCTGACGCTGGCCGAGCCTGAGTTCTGTGACGCAGAGGGGGGTAGTGTAAGTGGAACAAGTAAATATTTGCATACGGGAAAATCCAGGCAACGAAAGAGAAGTCCGACAAAGTCCAGTTTGCGGTTAGAAGGTAACATGTCCAAGGAGAATTTAAGGAAGAGAAGTGGGAATGTGTTGACTTTTGATGTTGATCCAAATGATCCAAGCCTATTTTCTCACTGTGTGTCAGATGAGAAGAAAGGAGATGAACAGTATGAAACCACACCCTTGCCGCCACCAAACTCGAGACCAAGTTCTACAAAATCAAAGTCCAGTCAAGTGCAGCTTGTGGTATCTACAAAAGATGGCAGCACTCGGGAAGATAATAGTAATATGAAATCTGAGGTAATGAATTCTGGTACAGGATATAACACTGCAAATAAATTTAATGAAGATGATCAGGTTGCAGAGAAGACTGAAAAGACTGATTCAACCTTAAAAGGTGGTTCAAGTGCACATATCAGTGTACAAGGTGATCAGATATCTGTTCAAAAAGATCAAATATCAAACTCACTTCCTGCTAATAGTAGACAAGATGGTTCTGAGAATCTCATTGAAAATCAAGAACAAGTTGAAGTGGCTCAGCCAGTGGTTACAATAACAAGTAAACCACCAGATAATGCAGTTCAGGCAACTTGA
- the LOC140924947 gene encoding double zinc ribbon and ankyrin repeat-containing protein 1-like, which produces MTAGMIKVPSIMPLRVPLGGTGRKNMIDTHTPIELRSETPDTLIYYTINGMKPEPFKQLGIKCTYKYNRPFVLGPGKRTVKAMATSSDGTRESSIVTKTFLVEEPEGKDELADDVSELQQSMSSSTGNLRESSGTLLGQILENTKGSKLKTSEAWGTEGGSKRFLTSTPDNWEEVKGSSFRKPRSEPRFTMSRFASNQAMIGTMDRSPSEVDGELRERRGPENRVQVSKIQQQTDFLKCVYCLAPRPSDPYAKFCSECGSPIPPLPSSRLPPPEGGQLGMCVSCHSLVPLNTPTCIICEAPISPQRQPQASKKLAHKLMCSVCGTGNPPDLKVCVTCESRLPYNAKQIFTGTSAPPRPKDSISSIMTCSKCSRVNSSDARFCDWCGSKPQPYQSPLICSQCQASNSAFAKFCNTCGCGIEPPPRISRQSSGSVIGTIVERSSIHDMRGRSESATWLPVSIPSTPAETADKATSTVGLFYPSATSIQSQFELEAQERSRLEASRDRRPALAAVSPGKGFWRQQMDHVCSHIRAHAQNNPDFRSTIGEPRLGKIITATVHEDLNGEEVTLTVTFARRDGKEMWKEKSKALSSSLRALNLSGSRDDLQGSRRQTQNGLKTTAKGKKQKRKGKDSNKDKLSEEDKLLLKEIGPKGEGREDEVQRLLDEGANPECVTADGTPAIIVATVNKHSDCFPLLVNAGAKLNAKNMSKGNTALHEAVLLGADGLKCVDALLGLGARTSVANDAGQTAYDLAMSSGLDSVAQRFTSSVGDEMLQKLTKPKKVRSIDEDF; this is translated from the exons ATGACAGCTGGAATGATCAAAGTACCGAGTATAATGCCCTTGCGAGTTCCGCTCGGAGGAACCGGCAGAAAAAACATGATCGACACTCATACACCAATAGAACTTCGATCAGAAACACCAGACACTTTGATCTATTACACGATTAATGGAATGAAGCCCGAACCTTTCAAGCAACTAGGGATCAAGTGCACTTACAAGTACAACCGACCGTTTGTTTTGGGTCCGGGAAAGCGAACGGTAAAGGCAATGGCAACATCGAGTGATGGCACAAGAGAAAGCTCCATCGTCACGAAAACATTTCTGGTTGAAGAGCCTGAGGGGAAAGATGAGCTGGCAGATGATGTTTCTGAACTTCAACAAAGCATGTCTTCATCTACTGGGAATTTAAGGGAGTCATCTGGCACTTTGCTTGGACAGATCCTTGAGAATACCAAAGGGTCAAAGCTAAAAACTTCGGAGGCATGGGGAACTGAGGGGGGTTCTAAGCGATTTCTCACGTCAACGCCTGACAACTGGGAAGAAGTAAAAGGCTCAAGCTTCCGAAAGCCAAGGAGTGAGCCTAGATTTACAATGTCACGGTTTGCTTCAAATCAGGCAATGATAGGGACAATGGATCGGTCACCTTCTGAAGTTGACGGGGAATTGAGGGAGAGACGTGGTCCTGAGAACAGAGTTCAAGTTAGTAAGATTCAGCAGCAgacagattttttaaaatgcgTCTACTGTCTAGCACCCAGACCATCTGACCCTTATGCGAAGTTTTGTTCTGAGTGTGGCTCTCCTATTCCTCCGTTGCCATCATCCCGACTCCCTCCACCAGAGGGTGGACAGCTTGGAATGTGTGTCTCCTGTCACTCATTAGTGCCATTAAACACACCCACTTGTATCATCTGTGAGGCACCCATCTCACCCCAGCGTCAACcacaggcaagcaagaaattagCGCATAAGTTAATGTGTTCAGTATGTGGCACAGGAAACCCACCTGACTTGAAAGTTTGTGTCACCTGTGAATCAAGGCTTCCTTATAATGCCAAACAAATATTTACTGGCACTAGTGCGCCCCCAAGGCCAAAGGACTCGATTAGTAGCATCATGACATGTTCCAAGTGCTCTCGGGTAAACAGCAGCGATGCACGCTTTTGCGACTGGTGTGGATCGAAACCACAGCCCTACCAAAGCCCCCTGATATGCTCTCAATGCCAGGCTTCAAACAGCGCATTTGCAAAGTTCTGTAATACCTGTGGATGTGGCATCgaacccccaccaagaatttcaAGGCAAAGTTCTGGAAGTGTGATTGGAACTATAGTTGAGAGAAGCAGCATTCATGATATGCGAGGAAGATCAGAAAGTGCAACTTGGTTGCCTGTCTCCATTCCTTCAACCCCAGCTGAGACAGCAGATAAAG CTACTTCTACAGTCGGATTGTTCTACCCCTCTGCAACCAGCATCCAATCACAGTTTGAACTTGAAGCCCAGGAACGGAGTCGGCTCGAGGCTTCAAGAGACAGGAGGCCAGCACTAGCTGCTGTAAGTCCCGGTAAGGGGTTCTGGAGGCAACAGATGGACCATGTCTGCTCTCATATTCGTGCCCATGCTCAAAACAATCCAGATTTCAGATCTACCATAGGTGAGCCAAGGCTGGGGAAGATAATAACCGCTACAGTTCACGAAGACTTGAATGGAGAAGAGGTCACATTGACCGTGACCTTCGCGCGGAGAGATGGAAAGGAAATGTGGAAAGAGAAATCTAAAGCCCTCTCTTCCAGTCTGAGGGCATTGAACCTCTCTGGAAGCAGGGATGACTTGCAAGGGAGCAGGAGACAGACTCAAAATGGTTTGAAAACCACAGCAAAGGGAAAGAAGCAGAAACGGAAGGGAAAAGACAGTAATAAGGACAAACTAAGTGAAGAGGATAAGTTACTGTTAAAAGAGATTGGACCGAAAG gggAAGGAAGAGAAGACGAAGTGCAGAGATTGCTTGACGAAGGAGCTAATCCTGAGTGTGTGACAGCCGATGGGACTCCGGCTATCATTGTTGCAACTGTCAACAAGCACTCAGACTGTTTTCCATTATTGGTAAACGCAGGCGCTAAACTGAATGCTAAGAACATGTCTAAAGGAAATACTGCTTTGCATGAAGCAGTGCTCCTTGGTGCAGATGGACTGAAGTGTGTTGATGCCTTGTTAGGGCTGGGAGCGCGTACCAGTGTGGCAAATGACGCTGGACAGACGGCGTATGACCTGGCGATGTCATCAGGTCTGGACAGTGTAGCTCAGAGATTCACTTCCAGTGTGGGAGATGAAATGCTGCAGAAACTTACCAAGCCGAAGAAAGTGAGATCTATAGATGAAGATTTCTAG
- the LOC140925022 gene encoding uncharacterized protein, with the protein MFAPKGLIMVRKGHKTHRLQERNIDERNETSSSMISGSISTEQPTTVSTGMHQAGRSTKDTKNNWEPSKAKEHSLEFGKKVTGATRITSSSTLHQSTTGLSTSDREGIPVGLLAGGIGGGLSVLILIATLFFLVRIKRRKTGGLIVAQSNTDTSFDNLGFTGGRKISEYMDLTDLELVRVKVSNSVKRKISAFTKEDQKTREVSCGRLDLVEVPANTDIDSDVLLTTWV; encoded by the exons ATGTTTGCGCCAAAAGGGTTAATCATGGTCCGGAAGGGACACAAGACGCATAGACTTCAAGAACGAAATATCGATGAACGAAATGAGACATCGTCTTCAATGATAAGTGGATCAATTTCCACAGAGCAGccgacaacagtgtcaacaggaATGCACCAAGCGGGACGAAGCACAAAGGACACAAAGAACAACTGGGAACCTTCAAAAGCCAAAGAACATTCattggaatttggaaaaaaggttacaGGTGCTACAAGGATCACTTCCTCTTCGACATTACATCAATCGACTACGGGATTGTCTACCTCGGACCGTGAAG GAATACCAGTGGGATTGCTTGCTGGAGGAATTGGCGGCGGATTGTCAGTTTTGATTTTGATCGCTACTCTGTTCTTCTTAGTCCGAATCAAACG ACGCAAAACAGGCGGTTTGATAGTCGCCCAAAGTAACACAGATACTTCCTTTGACAACTTGGGTTTCACCGGAGGGCGCAAAATCTCTGAGTACATGGATCTAACAGACTTGGAACTGGTGAGAGTTAAAGTCAGCAACTCAGTTAAGCGAAAAATATCGGCATTCACCAAAGAGGACCAGAAAACACGGGAGGTGTCGTGTGGACGGTTAGACCTGGTGGAGGTCCCTGCTAACACTGATATCGACAGTGATGTACTGTTAACAACTTGGGTTTGA